In Chitinispirillales bacterium ANBcel5, a genomic segment contains:
- a CDS encoding Lrp/AsnC ligand binding domain-containing protein — MITAIILLKVKQDKVNEVASKLAAIDGVREAYSVAGKYDITAIVWVKNTEQLSDLVTEKILKVDGILESETQLAFRAYSKYDLDRTFSL; from the coding sequence ATGATTACTGCGATAATTCTTTTAAAGGTAAAACAGGATAAAGTTAATGAAGTGGCATCAAAGCTTGCAGCAATAGATGGTGTAAGAGAGGCTTACTCTGTGGCTGGAAAATACGATATTACTGCAATTGTTTGGGTTAAGAATACTGAGCAACTTTCAGACCTGGTCACCGAGAAGATACTCAAAGTTGATGGTATTTTGGAATCTGAAACACAACTTGCATTCAGAGCATATTCCAAATACGATCTTGACCGAACATTTTCATTATAA
- a CDS encoding methyltransferase domain-containing protein: protein MSIETEESLEQSFGNDPTKVRDTHHYKDEYVNSFVDKWDNLIGWKNRELSEGDFFIKTLRRHGARKILDVATGTGFHSIRLLKAGFDVVSADGSPVMLAKAFENGVKNGYILRTVQADWRFLNRDIHGEYDAIICLGNSFTHLFDENDRRKALAEYYAMLKHDGILIIDQRNYDAILDNGYSSKHTYYYCGDNVKVEPEYVDSGLARFKYIFPEETHFHLNMFPLRKKYMHRLLKEVGFQNVETYGDFQETYHDHEPDFFIHVVEKKYKPCGESVPPELCEATNIARDYYNSGDADNYYCTIWGGEDIHIGLYNNESEDVATASSRTVDKMFSLLKGIDSKSRVLDIGAGYGGAARAIAKKAGCSVSALNLSEKENQRDREMNRQQGLDKLVTVIDGSFESIPFPDNSFDVVWSQDAILHSGNREQVIAEVSRVLKAGGQFIFTDPMMVDDCSDDVLKPILERIHLETLGSPGFYRKTCSAYGLNEIKFHDLSEYLPIHYQRILEETEAHEETLKKTVSTEYIQKMKKGLKHWIDGGKKGYLTWGIFHFSKE from the coding sequence ATGAGTATAGAGACAGAAGAATCACTTGAACAATCTTTCGGAAATGATCCCACAAAGGTGCGTGATACTCACCATTATAAAGATGAGTATGTTAATAGTTTCGTCGATAAATGGGACAACCTTATTGGTTGGAAAAACCGTGAGCTATCTGAGGGTGATTTTTTCATAAAGACATTGCGCCGACACGGGGCCAGAAAAATACTTGACGTTGCTACGGGGACAGGATTTCATTCGATTCGGTTGCTTAAAGCAGGATTTGATGTTGTCAGTGCTGACGGTTCACCTGTCATGCTGGCAAAAGCATTTGAAAACGGAGTAAAAAACGGATATATTCTGCGTACGGTCCAGGCTGACTGGCGCTTTCTCAACCGGGATATACATGGTGAATATGATGCTATCATTTGCCTTGGCAACTCCTTCACTCATCTGTTTGATGAAAACGACCGGCGTAAGGCATTGGCTGAATACTACGCAATGCTTAAACATGATGGAATTTTAATTATCGATCAGCGAAACTATGATGCTATCCTGGATAACGGCTATTCAAGCAAACATACCTATTATTATTGTGGTGATAATGTAAAGGTAGAACCTGAATATGTTGACTCCGGTTTGGCCAGGTTTAAATACATTTTTCCGGAAGAAACTCATTTTCATTTAAATATGTTTCCTTTGAGAAAAAAGTATATGCACCGCCTCTTAAAAGAGGTAGGGTTTCAAAATGTTGAGACATATGGCGATTTTCAGGAAACGTATCACGATCATGAGCCTGACTTTTTCATTCATGTCGTTGAAAAAAAATATAAACCCTGCGGGGAATCAGTACCCCCAGAGTTGTGTGAAGCCACCAACATTGCGCGGGATTATTACAATAGTGGTGATGCTGATAACTATTATTGCACTATATGGGGTGGCGAGGACATTCATATTGGACTCTACAACAATGAAAGCGAAGATGTTGCCACCGCCAGCAGTAGAACCGTTGATAAGATGTTTTCGCTATTAAAGGGCATCGATTCCAAAAGCCGTGTGCTGGATATAGGCGCCGGGTATGGTGGGGCTGCAAGGGCAATTGCCAAAAAGGCGGGATGCTCAGTATCGGCACTCAACCTCAGTGAAAAAGAAAACCAACGTGACAGAGAAATGAATCGCCAACAGGGTTTGGATAAACTTGTAACTGTTATTGATGGCAGTTTTGAAAGTATCCCTTTTCCTGATAATAGTTTCGATGTCGTGTGGTCACAGGATGCCATTCTCCACAGTGGAAACAGAGAGCAGGTTATTGCAGAGGTCAGCCGTGTACTTAAAGCTGGAGGACAGTTTATTTTCACCGATCCTATGATGGTTGATGACTGTTCTGATGACGTACTTAAGCCTATTTTAGAGCGTATACATTTGGAAACCCTCGGTTCACCGGGCTTTTATCGGAAGACCTGCAGTGCTTATGGGCTCAACGAAATTAAATTTCACGATCTTTCTGAATACCTTCCAATTCATTACCAGCGAATTCTGGAAGAAACTGAAGCACATGAAGAAACTCTTAAAAAGACGGTTAGCACAGAATATATCCAGAAAATGAAAAAAGGACTGAAACATTGGATTGATGGAGGTAAAAAGGGATATCTGACCTGGGGAATATTTCACTTTTCAAAAGAATGA
- a CDS encoding adenosine kinase, whose amino-acid sequence MEQEKIIDVAGIGSPIIDLLAHVPDSFIEELGATKGGMELVMEQELKDILQKLPAEAVCAPGGAAANTTFVLTQLGLKTSFMGMLGRDSLGEYYLENFQNIGGECCHFRHSEDHPTAQCISLITPDAERTMRTHLGAAALFEHHPITAADFSQIKHVHIEGYLLFNADLIQKILFCAKQAQCTISLDLGSFEVVNASRELLRELLKEYVDIVFANELEAEAFAGTTDMDSALETLFEYCAIAAVKLGSKGAMVKNSEIKHWIDPVVTENVVDTTGAGDLWAAGFLYGFVQGHSLETCGRMGAVIGSHAVRHLGSSLTRESWEQLNEEFFELTV is encoded by the coding sequence ATGGAACAAGAGAAAATAATTGATGTCGCGGGGATCGGTTCACCTATAATAGATCTCCTTGCTCACGTTCCCGACAGTTTTATTGAAGAACTGGGTGCAACTAAAGGCGGTATGGAGCTTGTTATGGAGCAGGAGCTGAAAGATATCTTGCAAAAGCTTCCAGCAGAAGCGGTTTGTGCTCCCGGAGGTGCAGCAGCAAACACCACATTTGTGCTGACTCAACTGGGGCTTAAAACCTCCTTTATGGGTATGTTGGGCCGTGATTCCCTGGGGGAATACTATTTGGAGAACTTTCAAAATATAGGTGGTGAGTGTTGTCATTTCAGGCATTCAGAAGACCATCCTACCGCTCAATGTATAAGTCTTATCACTCCTGATGCTGAGCGTACTATGCGTACTCACTTGGGAGCTGCTGCGCTTTTTGAGCATCATCCCATTACTGCTGCTGATTTCAGCCAAATCAAGCACGTACACATCGAAGGCTATCTGCTGTTCAATGCTGATTTAATTCAGAAAATTCTCTTTTGCGCAAAACAGGCCCAGTGCACGATAAGTCTGGATCTGGGGTCCTTTGAAGTAGTTAATGCCTCAAGGGAATTGCTCAGAGAGCTATTGAAGGAATATGTTGATATAGTGTTTGCAAATGAGTTGGAAGCAGAAGCTTTTGCCGGGACAACTGATATGGATTCTGCTCTTGAAACACTGTTTGAATACTGTGCGATTGCTGCAGTTAAACTCGGCAGTAAAGGTGCAATGGTGAAAAACTCCGAAATCAAACATTGGATCGATCCGGTTGTAACCGAAAACGTCGTTGATACCACTGGTGCAGGTGATCTTTGGGCAGCAGGTTTTCTGTACGGATTTGTTCAAGGGCACTCACTTGAAACCTGCGGCAGAATGGGGGCGGTGATCGGGTCGCATGCAGTACGTCATCTTGGCAGCAGTCTGACCAGGGAATCATGGGAACAATTAAATGAAGAATTTTTTGAACTCACTGTCTAA
- a CDS encoding CocE/NonD family hydrolase has translation MRYVSDLPHNIRCIENQWIKMRDGVNLAARIFLPEDAESNPVPAIVEYTPYRKRDYMRQRDTGIHAYFAGHGYASVRLDIRGSGESEGILLDEYLPQELEDGCAALEWIAEQPWCNGSTGMIGISWGGFNGLQIASLQPPSLKAIISLCSTDDRYADDVHYMGGCLLGDNLSWAATMFAYNSSPPDPEIVGERWRSMWLKRLEHDEVWLEQWLHHQHRDSYWKHGSVCEDFSKIQIPVLAASGWADGYSNAVFRLVQGLSHAPAYGLIGPWSHLYPHLGVPGPAIGFLQESVRWWDYWLKGKNNGLAEEPRLRVWMLDSIAPAARYHKRPGRWVAEDQWPSENVSVINFLLDGNKRLLRSAQALDSSPLTIQSPSTVGHFAGKWCSYSATPDLPGDQRDEDGGALVFETAPLEEKVEILGRVKLCLRLKSSEPVAMVAARISDVAPDGKANRVTYGVLNLTHRTGNEHPVKLPPDEPVDVCVDLNGIAQSFPVGHKIRLSISSSYWPLAWLPPHPSMLTIYPAHSMLKLPVRPENLGDNQLRTFEPPESAPHSPTTQIHAGESNWRVIRDLATEIDTLEVIKDDGVWVLDDIGMTMNQKSVEKYMVTSDSFDSATGETIWERGMRRGNWHVHTRTKTVLTCDRKNFYLHTQLDAFEKDERVFSKNKHITIPRKLV, from the coding sequence GTGCGATATGTTTCAGATTTGCCCCATAATATCCGATGTATAGAAAACCAGTGGATAAAAATGCGCGATGGAGTCAATCTTGCCGCCCGTATTTTCCTTCCTGAAGATGCCGAAAGTAATCCGGTTCCGGCAATTGTAGAATATACCCCTTACCGCAAACGGGACTACATGCGCCAGCGTGATACCGGTATTCATGCCTATTTTGCAGGCCACGGATATGCATCGGTACGCCTGGATATCAGAGGAAGCGGAGAATCCGAAGGGATACTTTTGGACGAGTATCTTCCACAGGAACTGGAGGACGGCTGTGCAGCACTGGAGTGGATTGCCGAACAACCCTGGTGTAATGGAAGTACCGGGATGATTGGTATTTCCTGGGGAGGATTCAATGGACTGCAAATAGCCTCGCTTCAGCCCCCCTCACTTAAAGCGATTATCTCTTTGTGTTCCACCGACGATCGTTATGCTGACGATGTTCACTATATGGGGGGATGTCTTCTGGGTGACAATTTAAGTTGGGCAGCCACCATGTTCGCCTACAATTCCAGCCCGCCAGATCCTGAAATCGTGGGTGAGCGCTGGCGTTCTATGTGGCTTAAGCGACTGGAGCACGATGAAGTATGGCTCGAACAGTGGCTGCATCATCAACACCGTGATTCTTACTGGAAGCATGGATCGGTTTGTGAGGATTTCAGCAAAATACAGATCCCTGTGCTTGCTGCCAGCGGATGGGCTGATGGTTACTCAAACGCGGTTTTTCGCCTTGTTCAGGGGCTTTCTCATGCTCCCGCTTATGGGCTTATCGGCCCCTGGAGTCATCTCTATCCCCACCTTGGGGTACCGGGGCCGGCCATTGGTTTTCTACAGGAATCGGTTCGTTGGTGGGATTATTGGCTTAAAGGAAAGAACAACGGACTGGCTGAAGAGCCTCGGCTCAGGGTGTGGATGCTTGATAGCATAGCGCCTGCGGCAAGATATCACAAACGCCCCGGAAGATGGGTGGCCGAGGACCAATGGCCCTCTGAAAATGTCTCCGTTATAAATTTTCTTCTTGACGGAAACAAACGACTGCTCCGGAGTGCACAGGCACTTGATTCTTCTCCTCTGACTATTCAGTCACCCTCCACGGTAGGACATTTTGCGGGAAAGTGGTGCTCTTACAGCGCCACTCCTGATCTTCCTGGTGATCAACGTGATGAAGATGGCGGGGCACTTGTCTTCGAAACAGCACCGCTGGAGGAAAAAGTGGAAATTCTTGGAAGAGTAAAACTATGTTTGCGCCTGAAATCAAGTGAACCGGTGGCAATGGTAGCAGCCCGCATCTCTGATGTGGCACCTGATGGCAAGGCGAACAGAGTGACTTATGGTGTATTAAATCTGACACATCGCACAGGTAATGAACATCCGGTCAAATTACCTCCGGACGAACCAGTCGATGTCTGTGTTGATCTAAACGGTATTGCTCAGTCGTTTCCAGTAGGACACAAGATTCGTCTCTCAATATCCTCATCCTACTGGCCCCTTGCATGGCTTCCTCCCCATCCATCGATGCTAACCATCTATCCGGCTCATTCGATGCTAAAGCTACCGGTCCGGCCTGAAAATCTTGGCGATAATCAACTTCGTACCTTTGAACCACCGGAATCCGCTCCACACTCACCAACCACTCAAATACATGCAGGAGAATCAAACTGGAGGGTAATTCGCGACCTTGCAACTGAAATTGACACCCTTGAGGTTATCAAGGATGACGGTGTCTGGGTTTTAGATGACATTGGCATGACCATGAACCAAAAATCGGTGGAAAAGTACATGGTAACCAGCGACTCTTTCGACTCTGCAACCGGTGAAACAATTTGGGAACGGGGGATGCGCCGGGGAAATTGGCATGTTCACACCAGAACAAAAACAGTTCTTACCTGTGACAGAAAAAATTTCTATTTACACACACAACTGGATGCGTTCGAAAAAGATGAACGTGTGTTTAGTAAAAATAAGCATATCACAATCCCCCGCAAACTGGTATAA
- the metK gene encoding methionine adenosyltransferase — MSKIKTEHVFTSESVSEGHPDKMCDQISDAVLDACLKRDPHSRVACETLVGDNVVMNAGEITCCDWDSINSEQVARDVVKQIGYDHEALKFWHESFEYISRIHGQSPDISQGVTQGQGLFKEQGAGDQGMMFGYATDETPELMPTPIAYSQRLLSDLVKKRKDGTIPYLRPDSKSQVSVRYNGGKPVEITNVVISHQTDDVSLDKIRNDIIEQVQQVLGPTGLLNDRTEYYVNPTGAFVLGGPFADSGLTGRKIIVDTYGGVGSHGGGAFSGKDPSKVDRSAAYFCRYVSKNIVAAGLAHKCEIQVAYAIGVSKPLSINIETYGTGVIEDIDLQRILESGEVFDFRPAAIIEKLNLTRPQGWSYQQTSMNGHFGHDHFPWEKTDMVDELKSAVGEAALNEKQEPVL, encoded by the coding sequence GTGAGTAAAATCAAAACTGAACATGTATTTACATCAGAATCAGTTAGTGAAGGGCATCCGGATAAAATGTGTGATCAAATCTCCGATGCGGTTTTGGATGCCTGTCTCAAGAGAGATCCACACAGTAGAGTAGCCTGCGAAACCCTTGTAGGTGATAATGTAGTGATGAATGCAGGAGAAATTACCTGCTGTGACTGGGATTCAATTAATTCAGAACAGGTTGCCCGTGATGTTGTGAAACAGATTGGTTATGATCATGAAGCGTTGAAGTTTTGGCATGAGTCCTTTGAATATATCTCCCGTATCCATGGGCAATCTCCGGACATAAGTCAGGGGGTTACACAAGGACAGGGATTGTTTAAGGAACAGGGCGCCGGGGACCAGGGTATGATGTTTGGGTATGCCACGGATGAAACGCCGGAGTTGATGCCCACCCCGATTGCATACAGCCAGCGTCTCCTCAGTGATTTGGTAAAGAAACGCAAAGATGGTACTATTCCATATCTTCGCCCCGACTCAAAATCACAGGTCTCCGTTCGTTATAATGGCGGTAAACCAGTGGAAATAACCAACGTTGTCATATCACATCAAACCGATGATGTTTCTCTGGATAAGATCCGCAATGATATCATAGAGCAAGTACAGCAGGTTCTTGGTCCAACGGGGTTATTAAACGATCGCACAGAGTATTATGTGAACCCCACTGGTGCGTTTGTGCTTGGAGGGCCGTTTGCAGATTCGGGGCTAACCGGCCGGAAAATTATTGTTGACACGTACGGCGGTGTTGGAAGTCATGGAGGCGGAGCATTCAGCGGCAAGGATCCCTCAAAGGTGGATCGTTCCGCAGCATATTTCTGCCGGTATGTCTCTAAAAACATTGTTGCTGCCGGACTGGCACATAAATGCGAAATACAGGTAGCATATGCCATAGGGGTTTCAAAGCCGCTTAGTATAAATATTGAAACATACGGAACCGGTGTTATTGAAGACATAGATTTGCAGCGCATTCTGGAAAGCGGCGAGGTGTTTGATTTCCGTCCTGCTGCTATCATCGAAAAATTGAACCTTACCAGACCACAGGGATGGTCATATCAGCAAACCTCAATGAATGGCCATTTCGGTCACGACCATTTTCCCTGGGAAAAAACTGATATGGTTGATGAGCTGAAAAGTGCTGTCGGTGAGGCGGCATTAAACGAGAAGCAAGAACCAGTGCTGTAA
- the ahcY gene encoding adenosylhomocysteinase, translating into MVETQQLDYKVKDLSLAEFGRKEIEIAEKEMPGLMATREKYGHQKPLEGVRISGSLHMTIQTAVLIETLAELGADIRWASCNIFSTQDHAAAAIALTGIPVFAWKGETLEEYWWCTRQALTWPDGKGPQLIVDDGGDATLLVHRGYEAENNPSVLDEPTDNKEEAIQNELLRELLSKNPQFWHAVIEELRGVSEETTTGVNRLYEMEKNGSLLVPAINVNDSVTKSKFDNIYGCRESLVDGIKRATDVMISGKVALVCGFGDVGKGSAQSLQGQKAQVWVSEIDPICALQASMSGYKVTTVENALTHADIYVTTTGNRDVITAEHMSKMKDQAIVCNIGHFDNEIQVEQLNAWPGIERITIKPQVDKYIFPDGHAIYLLAEGRLVNLGCATGHPSFVMSNSFTNQTLAQIDLWQNKRDVGVYRLPKHLDEEVARLHLEKIGAELTELSNEQADYIGVPKNGPYKSEHYRY; encoded by the coding sequence ATGGTAGAAACACAGCAGCTAGATTATAAAGTGAAGGATTTGTCACTTGCCGAATTTGGCAGAAAAGAAATTGAAATAGCAGAAAAAGAGATGCCGGGATTGATGGCTACACGTGAAAAATATGGTCACCAAAAGCCTCTTGAAGGGGTACGTATCAGCGGCAGTCTTCATATGACAATACAAACTGCAGTTCTTATAGAGACACTGGCAGAACTTGGAGCCGATATACGGTGGGCATCCTGTAACATCTTTTCAACCCAAGATCATGCTGCTGCAGCCATTGCTTTAACGGGGATTCCGGTTTTTGCATGGAAAGGGGAAACGCTTGAGGAATACTGGTGGTGCACCAGACAGGCGCTCACCTGGCCGGATGGAAAGGGACCGCAGCTTATTGTTGATGATGGGGGAGATGCAACACTTCTGGTACACCGGGGCTACGAGGCTGAAAATAATCCCTCTGTTTTGGATGAACCCACCGATAATAAAGAAGAGGCCATTCAAAATGAGCTGTTGCGCGAATTGCTTTCAAAAAATCCACAATTTTGGCATGCTGTTATTGAAGAGTTGCGTGGTGTTTCTGAGGAAACCACAACAGGTGTTAATCGCCTATACGAAATGGAAAAAAATGGTTCTCTTCTCGTACCTGCCATTAATGTTAATGATTCGGTCACTAAAAGTAAATTTGATAACATTTACGGCTGTCGGGAATCACTGGTTGATGGGATAAAGCGTGCAACAGATGTCATGATTTCAGGGAAAGTAGCCCTGGTTTGTGGGTTCGGTGATGTAGGGAAAGGCTCTGCGCAATCACTACAAGGGCAGAAAGCTCAGGTGTGGGTATCTGAAATAGACCCAATCTGTGCCCTTCAGGCATCAATGTCGGGATATAAGGTTACAACTGTTGAAAACGCCCTTACTCATGCTGATATATACGTAACTACAACCGGAAATAGAGATGTTATTACTGCAGAGCATATGTCTAAAATGAAAGATCAGGCAATTGTATGTAACATCGGTCATTTCGATAATGAAATTCAAGTTGAACAACTGAATGCATGGCCGGGTATTGAACGTATCACAATCAAACCACAGGTAGATAAATATATTTTTCCCGATGGACATGCGATTTATCTGCTTGCGGAGGGGCGACTGGTAAATCTGGGATGTGCTACCGGACATCCATCTTTTGTCATGTCAAACTCATTCACAAATCAGACGCTTGCTCAAATCGATTTATGGCAAAATAAACGGGATGTGGGGGTATACCGGCTTCCAAAACATCTGGATGAAGAAGTCGCTCGTCTGCATCTGGAGAAAATAGGGGCTGAACTGACTGAACTGAGCAATGAACAGGCAGACTATATCGGGGTACCCAAAAACGGACCATACAAATCCGAACATTATCGCTATTAA